From a single Bufo bufo chromosome 9, aBufBuf1.1, whole genome shotgun sequence genomic region:
- the LOC120978813 gene encoding uncharacterized protein LOC120978813 has protein sequence MDDMNCHMVTKGGEDGDDERAGDVCLHPRFPVLLLKKRKLILHVDLNNTILVSDATTGQGPRAALNSHLCAVAWGRLSDSGEWQLISDQPSVKPPCEDAVDYCTHFGRDVKFIDREIGHHFRGVFSDHLRLLEWQGEADERFTQQGEDGKDYNWILPSFFHMLESLHLQGREFCVILRTFGCDLPQVLQSIHAALQGKHPEFPHLQQVPLATDLTPGRIRCSKRDVVLTRGSDRISTRTKERNIYQYFSSLVGVGGFQDHFDWWARNNFSGSGGKPFWIDPTDCNTQHIFIDDNIRLSERNTIVNYRVLLENKGKKARRAPTSGLYDICLVQTDLLRAIAEKDYFLDCVRLCEENYERYLRDFQVE, from the exons ATGGATGATATGAATTGTCACATGGTCACTAAAGGAGGAGAAGACGGCGATGACGAGCGGGCAGGAGACGTCTGTCTTCATCCACGTTTTCCAGTTCTGTTACTAAAGAAAAGGAAGTTAATCCTTCACGTGGACTTGAATAACACCATCCTGGTATCAGATGCAACCACAGGTCAGGGTCCCAGAGCTGCGCTAAATTCCCATCTGTGCGCCGTTGCCTGGGGCCGTCTAAGTGACTCTG GTGAGTGGCAGTTGATCAGTGATCAGCCTTCAGTGAAACCGCCATGTGAAGACGCAGTCGACTACTGCACCCACTTTGGCCGCGATGTGAAATTCATTGACCGTGAAATCGGACACCACTTTCGAGGGGTCTTCAGTGACCACCTGAGGCTGCTGGAGTGGCAGGGGGAAGCTGATGAGAGGTTCACACAACAAGGTGAGGATGGGAAGGACTATAACTGGATCCTTCCCTCCTTCTTCCACATGCTTGAGAGCCTGCACCTACAAGGGAGGGAGTTCTGCGTCATACTGCGGACATTCGGGTGCGATCTTCCTCAGGTGCTGCAGTCCATCCACGCAGCATTACAGGGGAAACACCCAGAGTTCCCTCATCTGCAGCAAGTGCCG CTCGCTACAGATCTCACTCCAGGAAGAATACGCTGCAGCAAGAGAGACGTTGTCCTGACCCGTGGGTCTGATCGCATATCTACCAGGACAAAGGAGAGGAATATCTACCAGTATTTCAGCAGCCTGGTTGGGGTTGGAGGCTTTCAGGACCACTTTGATTG GTGGGCAAGAAATAATTTTTCAGGCTCCGGAGGAAAGCCGTTCTGGATCGACCCGACTGACTGTAATACTCAGCACATCTTCATAGATGACAACATCCGGCTAAGCGAACGCAATACAATTGTTAATTATCGG GTGCTTTTGGAGAACAAGGGCAAGAAGgccagaagggctcccacctcggGGCTTTACGACATCTGCTTGGTGCAGACGGATCTCCTCAGGGCCATCGCCGAGAAGGATTATTTTCTAGACTGTGTCAGACTCTGCGAGGAGAACTATGAACGATATCTCAGAGACTTTCAGGTGGAATAG